In Mycolicibacterium gadium, the genomic window CACCGTTCACGAAGTCACCGAACTGCGCCTCCCACAACACAAGTGCATCGGGGTTGCCGACCGAGTAGCCGTACTCGAAGCCCACCGCGGCGAACTCGGACAGCGCCGAGTCGTACACCATGAACTTGCCACCCGTCGGCGACCCGTCAGAGTTCGAGGTGAGCAGCTGCAGCGGCGTGAACTCCTGACCGGTGCTGCGGTCGATGATCACCGAGTGCCGCTGGGTGAACGTGCCGCGCCGGGTGTCCTGACCCGACATTCGGATCGTTTTGCCTTCGGCGAGGAAGGATCCCAGTGCGAGCAGCTCGGCGAACGCCCAGTCGACCTTGCCCTCGTAGGCCATCTCGCGGCGCTTCTCCAGCACCGGCTTGACGCGCGGGTGCACGTTGAAGCCTTCGGGGAAGGCGAGGTGGGCATCGCCGATCCGGGCCAGCAGTGACTTGTCGACGGCGGTGTTCATGCCGGCGGGCACCATCTGGTCGGCCTCCACCGACGCGCTGGGCGCGATCTCGTGCTTCTCGAGTTCACGAACCTCGTTGAACACCCGCTCCAGCTGACCCTGGTAATCGCGCAGCGCGTCCTCGGCTTCCTTCATCGAGATGTCGCCGCGGCCGATCAGCGCTTCGGTGTAGGTCTTTCGCGATCCGCGCTTGGTGTCGATGACGTCGTACATGTAGGGCTGCGTCATCGACGGGTCGTCGCCTTCGTTGTGCCCGCGCCTGCGGTAGCACAGCATGTCGATGACGACGTCCTTCTTGAACTGCTGCCGAAAGTCCATCGCCAGCCGCGCCACCCAGACGCAGGCCTCCGGGTCGTCCCCGTTGACGTGGAAGATCGGCGCGCCGATCATCTTTGCGACGTCGGTGCAGTACTCCGAAGAACGCGAGTCAGCCGGATGAGTGGTGAACCCGATCTGGTTGTTGACGATGATGTGGATGGTGCCGCCCGTGCGGTAACCCCGCAGCAGCGCCAGGTTCAGCGTCTCGGCGACCACGCCCTGTCCGGCGAACGCGGCGTCGCCGTGCAGCATCATCGGCACGACCGAGAACTTGTTCGAACCGTCGGCTTCTTCTCCGACGTCGAGCAGGTCCTGCTTGGCGCGCACCAGACCCTCGAGCACCGGATCGACGGCCTCGAGGTGCGACGGATTGGCCACCAGGGACACCGCAATGTCGTTGTCGCCGAACATCTGGATGTAATTGCCGCTCGCGCCGAGGTGGTACTTCACGTCGCCGGAGCCATGCGCCTGCGACGGGTTCAGGTTGCCCTCGAACTCGCTGAAGATCTGCGAGTACGGCTTGCCGACGATGTTCGCCAGCACGTTGAGGCGGCCGCGGTGCGGCATGCCGATGACGACCTCGTCGAGCGCGTGCTCAGCGGCCTGGTCGATCGCCGCGTCCATCATCGGTATGACGGTCTCCGCGCCCTCGAGCGAGAAGCGCTTCTGCCCAACGTATTTGGTCTGCAGGAATGTCTCGAACGCTTCTGCCGCATTGAGCTTGGAAAGGATGTACTTCTGTTCGGCGACCGTTGGCTTCTCGTGCTTGACCTCGATGCGCTCCTGCAGCCACTTCTGCTGTTCGGGCTCCAGGATGTGGGTGTATTCGACGCCGACGTGTCGGCAGTAGGCGTCGCGCAGCAGCCCGAGGACGTCACGCAGCTTCTTGCGGTCGGCACCGCTGAATCCGTTGACCTTGAACTCGCGGTCGAGGTCCCACAGCGTCAGTCCGTGGGTGTTCACATCGAGATCGGGGTGGCTGCGGAACCGCGTCTGGTCCAGGCGCAGCGGATCGATGTCCGCCATCAGGTGGCCGCGGTTGCGGTATGCCGCGATCAGCTCGATGACGCGACCGTTCTTGTCCTCGATCGGGTCGGGGTTGTCGGTGCGCCAGCGCACCGGCTCGTACGGAATACCGAGCTCGCGGAAGATCTCGTCGAAGAACTCATCGCTCAGCAGCAGTTCGTGCACCGTGCGCAGGAAGTCGCCGGACTCCGCACCCTGGATGATGCGGTGGTCGTATGTCGAGGTGAAGGTGACCAGCTTGCCGACACCGAGCTCGGAAATGCGTTCTTCGCTGGCGCCCTGGAACTCGGCCGGGTACTCCATCGCGCCGACGCCGATGATGGCGCCCTGCCCACGCATCAACCGCGGCACGGAGTGCACGGTGCCGATGGTTCCGGGATTGGTCAGCGAAATCGTCACGCCGCCAAAGTCTTCCGCGGTCAGCTTGCCGTCGCGGGCGCGCCGCACGATGTCCTCGTAGGCGGCGAGGAACTGGCCGAACCGCATGTTTTCGGAGTTCTTGATGCCTGCGACGACGAGCTGACGGTTGCCGTCCTTGCCCTGCAGGTCGATCGCGAGACCGAGGTTGACGTGTTCGGGGGTCACCGCGTTCGGCTTACCGTCGATCTCGGCGAAGTGACGGTTCATGTTCGGGAACTTCTTCACTGCCTGCACCAGCGCGTAGCCGATGAGGTGGGTGAAGGAGACCTTGCCGCCGCGGGTGCGCTTGAGGTGGTTGTTGATGACGATCCGGTTGTCGATCATCAGCTTGGCCGGGATGGCACGCACACTCGTCGCGGTCGGCACCTCCAGCGACGCCGACATGTTCTTCACGACGGCGGCCGCGGCACCGCGCAGCACGTGGGAGTCGGAACCCTCCGCAGGCGCCGGGGCCGGCTTCGGCTTGGGCGCCGGCTCGCTCTTGGCCTCGGCCTTCGGCGGGGCGCTCTTCTCTTTCGGTTTGGGTTCGGCTTCCGATTTCGACTCGACCTTGCTCTCGGCCGGCCTGGGCGGCGGTGCGGGCGCGGGTTCGGGTGGGGCCACGGGCGCAGCTGTCCGCTGGCCGTTGCCGGTCTGACTGTCGTTGGTCGGTTCGGGGGAGTAGTCGACAAGAAATTCATGCCAACTGGGATCTACCGAAGAGGGGTCCTCGCGAAACTTGCGATACATCTCCTCGACCAACCACTCGTTCTGTCCGAATGGTGATGGTGAGCTCACGGCGGCTACTCGCCTCGATTCCTTCGCCTCACGCAAGCGCCCTTGGCGCTCGCCGATTTTTCTCCTCTAGTCAGCGGGTACCCGCTGTCTGCCGTCTAAAGGCTATCGCTCTCACAACCACCAGACCATGACAACGCCCTTATGGTCGTTGTGGTCAGACGCGTGCCGGGTGACGGCTAGTTTCGCGGTGCGGGCAGGACGTGAATCGCTGCCGGCCAGCGCGGAGGCGGACCGCCGAACGCGTTGCGCGCGTTCGACACGATGCGCTTGCCCATCATCCGGTTGCCGACACCACCGACGACGGCTCCGATGCCGACCGGCAGCAACTTACCGAATGCGATCGCTCCGCGCTTGAGCGTGTAGCGCTTGATGAAGTACTTCAGCAGCCTCGAGTTCAGCTGTGAGACCGCGGGCAGCGGCAACGTCGCCGCCCCGTCGGCAAGCCACGACCCGCTCGTGCGGCCGGGGCCGAGCAGATCGGCCACCGCGCGCTTGCTGTCCTCGCCGACCAGCACCGCCAAGACCAAGGCCCGTCGGCGCTCTCGATGATCGGCGGGGATGCCGTGCACCTCGGCGACGGCCAACACGTAGAGCGACGTCGCCTCGAGGAAAACGACCGTCTCGCCGGCGACAGCCGACATGGCCGCCAGCGTGCCGATCCCGGGGAAGGCGGCCGCCGAGCCGACGGCGGCGCCGCTGGCCATCACTGCGGCAAGGTAGTGCTTCTCGAGGCGGGTCACGATCTCGGCGGGTGTCGCATCGGGGCTCTGCTGGCGCAACCGGTCGACGTAGGCCTTGACCGCGGGCGCCTGCACGCGTGCGCTGCGTTCGATGATCGTCGAGAGGACCTTCGCTGCGGCACCCGGATTCTCGTCGACGCCATCTCTGGTCGCCGGCAGCTGCTTCTTGGCGCTTGACCTGGCACTCATGTGCGGCCTCCCTGTGCGAACGGCTGGCCTTTCAGGCTAGCCCTATGTGAACGCGCGAACGGGCGCGGCGGGTGCCCGAACGTGATCGCGCTCACTGTCTGCGAAGCGGGGAAGAAAATATTGGGAAGCGACGCTAACCATCTTCATGGCAACATCACCCCCTGTGGACGCGACGGCTGTGGAATCGACGACCTCCGGGGATTCCTCGCCGGGGGCGAAGTCGCCGAGCCGAACCAAGATGGTTTTGATCCTGGGACTGTTGGTTGCCCTTGGCCCGCTGACCATCGACATGTACCTGCCGGCGTTGCCGAAGATCGCCGACGACCTCGGGGTGTCGTCGTCGGTGGCGCAGCTGACGCTCACCGGAACCCTCGCGGGCCTCGCCCTCGGACAGCTGATCGTCGGTCCGCTGTCGGACTCGCTCGGTCGGCGCCGACCGCTGATGGCCGGCATCGTCCTCCACATGCTGGCGTCGCTGGTGTGCCTCTTCGCGCCGAACATCGCTGTCCTGGGCGTGGCGCGCGGGCTGCAGGGTGTGGGTGCCGCCGCGGCGATGGTCGTGGCGTTCGCCGCGATCGGGGATCTGTTCGAAGAGTCCGTCGCCGCCACGGTCTTTTCCCGAGTGATGCTCGTGCTCGGCGCTGCCCCGGTGCTCGCCCCCTCGCTGGGTGCGGTCGTGCTGTTGAAGGCGTCCTGGCATTGGGTCTTCGCCGTGCTGGTGGTCATGGCGGGGGCGCTGTTGTTGCTGGCCGCCCTGGCGTTGCCGGAAACCCTGCCGGCGTCGCATCGACGTCCGCTGAAGGTGCGCAGCATCGCGGCCACCTATGTCGAGGTTCTGCGCGACGTCCGCTTCGTCGTGCTGGTCCTCGTCGCCGCGCTCGGCATGTCCGGGCTGTTCGCGTACATCGCGGGTGCGGCCTTCGTGCTGCAGGGCCGGTACGGGTTGGACCAGCAGGCCTTCGCGCTGGTGTTCGCGGCAGGTGCCGTCGCGCTGATCGGTGCCACCCAGTTCAACGTGGTGCTCCTGCGCCGGTTCACGCCGCAAACCATCGCGCTGTGGGCGCTGGCCGCAGCATCCGTGGTGGGCGTTGTGTTCGTGGGTCTTTCGGCTGCCCATGTCGGTGGACTATTCGGATTCGTCATTCCTGTGTGGGCGATCCTCGGTGCGATGGGTCTGGTGATTCCGAACGCTCCCGCCGTCGCACTGACCCGGCATCCCGAGGCCGCGGGTACCGCGGCGGCGGCGCTCGGCGCGGCGCAGTTCGGGCTGGGTGCGGCGATCGCCCCGCTCGTCGGGGTGCTCGGCAACGACGAGTTCGCCCTCGCGCTCGTGATGACGGTCGGTATGGTGACCGCGTTGTTCGCATTGGCCCTTACGCTGCGTGTCGGGGCTCGGGCGGTGGGCACGTCGGCGCCCGTATCCAAGGACAATGAGCGGGACGGTGTCATCGGCGACGCCGTCCCAGAGCCGGCCTGAGGTCTGTGATGGCGCGACCCTGATTTGTCGGGGTCGGCCACCATCCGTAGCGTCGGCCGAATCTTTGAGTAAGTCGATGTGATGTACGAGACCCTGACCTCCCGCAGTGCCACGGCGAACCCGTGGCACGCCTTGTGGGCGATGCTGGTCGGCTTCTTCATGATCCTCGTGGACGCGACGATCGTGTCGGTCGCCAACCCGTCGATCATGGCCGCGCTCGACGCCAGCTACGACGCGGTCATCTGGGTGACGAGCGCCTACCTCCTCGCCTATGCGGTTCCGCTGCTCGTGGCGGGCCGACTCGGCGACCGGTTCGGACCCAAGAACCTCTATGTGCTGGGGCTGACGGTCTTCACCCTGGCGTCGCTGTGGTGCGGGCTGGCCGACAGCATCAACACGCTGATCATCGCGCGGGTCATGCAGGGTTTTGGGGCGGCTCTGCTCACACCGCAGACGCTGTCGACCATCACCCGCATCTTCCCGGCCGACCGGCGCGGTGTCGCGATGAGCCTGTGGGGCGCGACGGCGGGCGTGGCGACACTGGTCGGTCCGCTCGCCGGTGGTCTGTTGCTCGACGTCCTGGGCTGGCAGTGGATCTTCTTCGTCAACGTGCCGGTTGGTGTCCTCGGGGTCGCCCTCGCCGTGCGACTGATTCCGCAATTGGACACCCAGGTGAAGCGGTTCGATCTGCTCGGTATGGCCCTGTCCGGGATCGGCATGTTCATGATCGTGTTCGCCCTCCAGGAAGGGCAGTCGCACAACTGGGCGCCGTGGGTGTGGGGCACGATCGCGGGTGGCATCGGCTTCATGGCCGCGTTCCTGTTCTGGCAGTACGTCAACCCCACCGACCCGCTCGTCCCGCTGCGCATCTTCCGGGACCGTGACTTCTCGCTGTCCAACATCGGCGTGGCCACCATCGGATTCGTCGTGACGGCGATGATCGTGCCGGTCATGTTCTACGCCCAGGAGGTGTGCGGCCTCTCGCCGACGCGTTCGGCACTGGTGGTGGCGCCGATGGCCATCGCGAGCGGTGTGCTCGCACCGTTCGTCGGCAGAATCATCGACAGATCGCATCCGCGTCCGGTGATCGGCTTCGGCTTCTCGCTGGTGGCGATCGCGATGACGTGGCTGTCCATAGAAATGACGTCCGCCACCCCGATCTGGCGGATCGTGCTCCCGTTGACGATCACCGGCGTTGGAATGGCCTTTATCTGGTCGCCGCTGGCGGCGACCGCAACCCGCAACCTGCCGCCGCAATTGGCCGGGGCGGGGTCGGGCGTCTACAACACCACCCGTCAGGTGGGTTCGGTGCTCGGCAGCGCCGGCGTGGCGGCCTTCATGACGTGGCGGATCAGCGACGAGGTCGGAGTGACTCGGGCGGAATCTGCCCAGGGCGAAGGTGTGGTGGACCTGTTGCCGGCATTCCTGCAGGAGCCGTTCTCGGCCGCGATGTCGCAGACGCTGCTGTTGCCGGCGTTCTTCGCGTTGTTCGGGGTGGGCGCGGCGCTGTTCTTCCTAGGGTTCGGTAGTCCGCGGTCGGTGGTGTTCGACGATCCGCACGCCGACCGCGGCATCGGCATCGCCCCGGGATGGAGCGACGACGACGGGTTCGCGGTCGACCACGACGAGTACGTCGAGTACACGGTGTCGTGGGATGACTTGGAACCGGGCACGACAGGTCGGCCAGCCGCCGCGTCCGACCCCGAACCGGCCACCGAGCCGATGGCTTCCCGTCCGCAGCACGTACTGCATGCGCCCGCGGACCTCTGGCACGACGAGCCGGTCGAGTCCTGGCGCCACGTGACCGACGAATACCCGGCCGTGGTCGAGGAGACTCCGCCCGCAGCGCAGGACATCCTGGACTTTCTGCGCGCCGAAAATACTTCCGCGCCCAAGGTCGAGCCGATCGGATTCGCGCACAACGGATTTCACGTCGACGAGCGCGAGCGGTCGCGGCACCGGGCCCGCGACGAAGAGCCCGAGCCGCGGACGTTCTGGTTCGAGTCAAACGGCAGGCATGCGCGCGATGATCCCGATGACAGGTCCCGCCACGGCAGACACTCCACCCCCTGGCCGGACTGACCTTTTCCGCGAGCAGACACGAAAACCCCTTGTTTCGGCCCGAATTGGGGGTTTACGCGCCTGCTCGCGCTCGAACTAGTCGAAGAGCACCGCGGGGTTCAGGTAGCCGGTCGGATCGAACGCGGCTTTGACCGCGCGCATCGCCGCGATGTCGGCCGCGGTGCGTGACATCGACACATAGTCGCGTTTGCGGGTGCCCACGCCGTGCTCAGAGCTGACGTTGCCGCCCAGATCTGCGATCAGCGCCATCATCGCCGAATACAGATCGTGCTCGCGCTCGGGCTCCAGCACGCACCGCACGAGGTTGAGATGGAGATTCCCTTCGCCGATGTGGCCGAACAGCACCGGGATGGTGTCCGGTGAATGCTGGGCGACCAGATCGACGGCCTGGTTCGCGAATGCCGGAATCGCTGAAAGGGGCAGCGAGACATCGAATTTGAGCGGAGGTCCGTACACGCCGAGCACCTCGGCGACGGCCTCCCGCACCTGCCAGAGCCGCTGCTGTGCGACCGCGTCCACACCGACCGCGGGTTCGCCGGCCAGCTGCGCCTCCTCCAGCGCGTCGGCGAGACGCTCGGTCTGGTCGTCATCGCCCGCCAATTCGATCAGCAGCAGCCAGGCGCCCTCGACGGGCGCGGACACCCCGGCGTGTTCGGCGGTCAGCGCGCTCGCGCGGGCATCGATCAACTCCAGCGCCGCGATACCGTCCATCTCGCGGAACACCCGGCCCGCCTCGACCAGCGCCTCCAGGCCGGCGAACCCGCAGACTGCGGTCACCCGGCTGCGCGGGGCCGGATGCAGCCGCAGGTCCAGGCTGGTGATGACCCCGAGCGTGCCCTCGGCCCCGATGAACAGCGACGCCAGGTCGTAGCCGGTGTTGTCCATGCGGACCTGACTGTGGCGACGCACCACCGCGCCGTCGGGCAACGCCACATCCAGGCCGACGACCTGTTCGCCCATGTTGCCGTAGCGCACCGTGCGTAGGCCGCCGGCATTCGTCGACGCCATACCGCCGACGGTCGCCGAGTCGCGCGCGGCCAAATCGACACCGAACACCAGCCCTGCCGCCGTCGCCGCGTGTTGGACCGCTGCCAGTGTGACGCCGGCTCCCACGCGGATCCGCCGTTCTGCGACATCGACCTCGCCGACGTCGCGCAGCCGTTCCGTCGACAGCAGCACATCGTCGTGCTCGGGCACCGTGCCTGCCACCAGCGAGGTCCGTCCGCCCTGGACGGTGACATACACCCCTGCGTCGCGGCAGGCACGCAGCACGTCGGCGACTTCGTCGGCCGACCCCGGCCGGACGAGCAGCGCGGCGTGCCCGCGGTAACGCCCTGTGTGGTCGACGCTGCGGCCGTCGAGCACGTCGGGGTCGGTGCTGACGTAGCCGGGGCCGACGATGTCCGCCAGCCGCTCGGTCAAGTTCATTCCGTGGGTCTATCACACGTGCGCAGCGACAGGAACGCGCCCAGTTCGACGAGGCGATCCGGTGTGCCGGGCAGGTATTCGGTCAGCAGCGGGGACTGCACGATGACACTGAGATACTTGGCCCGGCTCACGGCGACGTTGAGCCGATTCCGATTGAGCAGGAACGCGATTCCCCGTGGTACATCGTCGGCCGACGATGCGGTCATCGACACGAACACGACCGGCGCCTGCCTGCCCTGGAATTTGTCGACGGTGCCGACCTCGACGTCGGTCAGCCCCGCGGCATCGAGGCGCCGCCGTAACGTCACGACCTGTGAGTTGTACGGCGTCACAACCATCACGTGCTGCTGAGCCAGGGGAACCGTGCCGCTTTCGTCGGTCCAAGCGGTGCCGAGCAGGCCGCGGATCTCGGCGACGATCGCGTCGGCTTCCTCGGGGCTGTCGGTGGAGTTGCCGTCGTGTTCGACGCTGAGCACGCGCACCCCGGGCGCCTGCCCCTCGAGGCTGCGCGCCGCGGTCACCGAATCGTGCGACTGCAGCCTGCCGTCGTAGGACAGACGTGAGACCGCCGCGCACACCGTGGGGTGCATGCGATAGGACTGATCGAGGAAGTAACCCAATTCGGTTGGCAGCGTGTGTCTTCCGTCGATGAGCCAGCCCAACGCCGATGTGTCGACCGGTTCGGGGTGGGTGCCCTGACTGACCTGGGGCAGCTGCTGTGGATCGCCCAAGAGCAACAGGTTACGCGCCGCCGACGCGACGGCGATGGTGTTGGCGAGGCTGTACTGGCCGGCCTCCTCGACGACGAGCAGGTCGAGCGAAAGCCGCGGGACGCGCCCGGAATTCGCGAAATCCCATGCCGTGCCGCCGATTGCACAACCCTGAGGGTCGGCTATGAACGCGGAGTAGTCTTTCTCCTCGACCTGTCGCCACGGCATGCCGGCGCTCTTCTTCTTGCCAACCCGGTCGGGGTCGACACCCGCCTCGATCACGCCACCGAGCAGATTCTCGACCACCGCGTGTGACTGGGCCACCACACCGACGCGCCACGCATTGTTGTTGACCAGTCGCGCGATCACCTTGGCGGACGTGAAAGTTTTGCCGGTGCCCGGCGGCCCGTGCACCGCCAGGTAGGACGAATCGAGATCCGTCAGCGCTGAGGCGATATCGTCGGCGATCACGCCGCGGCGGGGGAGTTCGGCGCCGCTGATGGTGCGGGGTGGACGGCGCAACAGGATGTCGGTCACGGCGTCGGGTGGCAGGTTGGGAAGGCCGGCGGCCACCGCGAGCGCGGTCTGTTCGATCGACTCCTGAAGGGGTTTCGACGGTATCGGCGGTCCCGGTGTCAGCGCGAACGGCACCTGGTCGAAGGTGTTGCCGTCCTTGGGCGGTCTTTCGCAGACCACGACTTCGGTGGGCACCTCGGGGTCGTCGTACCCGATGACGGTGACACTCCCGAAACCGCGTCGGTCGGGATCGTCGGCGAGGCCCGCGGGCGCGGGCGGGTCGTACAGCGCGTACATGCTGTTGGTCAGTCCGCCGTTTGCGAGGCTGCCGATCAGTCGCACGTGTCGCTGGGGCTTGCGCGCTTTCGGCGGTTGGTGCCAGTCGTTGTCGATGACGGCCTTCTCGGCGATGAAGACGTCGCTGTTGTCCGCCCACTCGTCGACGGGATTGTTGACGCGGTCGAAGTGGCTCCACCAGAACGGCTTCTCCTCGCGACGGTGAAAACCTCTGGCGGAAGCGATCATCGCGACAGCGGTCTGCTCCGCGGTCCGCGCTTCGACGCCGTCACCCGCGAATTTCATCAGCTTGCGTTCGAGATCGTCACCGAGTTCGATCACGTCGTCGTCGCGCACGGGCTGCGGTCCGCGCGGCGGGACACCGGATTCGATGGCGCGGGCCATCATCCAGTCACGCAGGCGGCGCGTCGAGCGGCAGTCGTAGACGTTGTAGTCCTCGATCTCCTTGAGCACTACGACCGCTTCGTCGGTTCTTCCGTCGTCGCGCAGTGCGCAGTAACGCGCGTACTGCGTGATGGAATCTGCCGCGGTGGTCACCTGGCCGTCGCGCAACTCGTTGCCCATGTAGAGGGGTTCCAGGGATTTGATGCTGTAGTTTTCGGTACCGACTCGAATGCTCTTGCGCACCAACGGATACAGGTCGACGAGTATGCCGTTGCGCAGTAGGTCGTCGACATCGTTCTCGCCGACGCCGTAGCGACCGGCCAGCCGAAGCAGCGTGCTCTTCTCGTATGCCGCGTAGTGGTAGATGTGCATGCCCGGGTAGCGCTTCAGCCGTTTGCGCACCATGGCCAGGAAATCGACCAGTGCCTTGCGCTCACTCGCGCGGTCGTGCGCCCAAAACGGGTGGAACTCGTCGTTGACGGTCAGGACGCCCCATAGGTACTCCAGACCCCATTCGTGGCCGTCGACGGTCCACAGCGGGTCGCCCTCGAAGTCGAAGAACAGATCACCCTTGTTCGCGTCGGGCAGCACCATCAACGGCTGCGCGTCGACGACCTCGTAAGGCGGCTTGCCGTCCACCTTTGGAGTCGTCTGCAGCCGGGCTTGGGAGGCCAGTGTCGTCACGGTGCGCGCCGACAGTTCCGGCACCGGTCCGGCGTGCCGGGCGAGGTCGGCGACGGTGAGGATGCCCGCGTCGATGAGCCGGGCCCGCTGGCTCACCCGCATTCCCGCGACGAGCAGTAGGTCGTCGTTGGCGCGCACCTGAATCTCGCATTCCGGACAGCGGAAGCATGCACGCACGTGCTCGTCTTCCCACGTGACCGCGGCCCCGCCGGCCAGGTGGTCGTCGAGCATCCGTTGCAGGCTGGTGCGCCTGCTCAGATACACCGGGAGAAGTTCGTCGACGCGGTATCTCGCCGTCGCGCCGTCACCGAGCACCAACTCGACCTCGGATGCCACCGGTACGCCTGCGCGGGCGAGGGTGTCGGCGTAGGCGGCGAGCTGCAGCAGCGCCTCGACCTTGACCGAACGCGCGAGCTTGGTGTCGCGCAGCCGGTACTCGTCGCCGTCGAGCACCAGGAAGTCTGCGAAACCGGCGAAGCGGCCGTCGAACATCGCGGCCTGATAGATGACGGGT contains:
- a CDS encoding multifunctional oxoglutarate decarboxylase/oxoglutarate dehydrogenase thiamine pyrophosphate-binding subunit/dihydrolipoyllysine-residue succinyltransferase subunit, whose amino-acid sequence is MYRKFREDPSSVDPSWHEFLVDYSPEPTNDSQTGNGQRTAAPVAPPEPAPAPPPRPAESKVESKSEAEPKPKEKSAPPKAEAKSEPAPKPKPAPAPAEGSDSHVLRGAAAAVVKNMSASLEVPTATSVRAIPAKLMIDNRIVINNHLKRTRGGKVSFTHLIGYALVQAVKKFPNMNRHFAEIDGKPNAVTPEHVNLGLAIDLQGKDGNRQLVVAGIKNSENMRFGQFLAAYEDIVRRARDGKLTAEDFGGVTISLTNPGTIGTVHSVPRLMRGQGAIIGVGAMEYPAEFQGASEERISELGVGKLVTFTSTYDHRIIQGAESGDFLRTVHELLLSDEFFDEIFRELGIPYEPVRWRTDNPDPIEDKNGRVIELIAAYRNRGHLMADIDPLRLDQTRFRSHPDLDVNTHGLTLWDLDREFKVNGFSGADRKKLRDVLGLLRDAYCRHVGVEYTHILEPEQQKWLQERIEVKHEKPTVAEQKYILSKLNAAEAFETFLQTKYVGQKRFSLEGAETVIPMMDAAIDQAAEHALDEVVIGMPHRGRLNVLANIVGKPYSQIFSEFEGNLNPSQAHGSGDVKYHLGASGNYIQMFGDNDIAVSLVANPSHLEAVDPVLEGLVRAKQDLLDVGEEADGSNKFSVVPMMLHGDAAFAGQGVVAETLNLALLRGYRTGGTIHIIVNNQIGFTTHPADSRSSEYCTDVAKMIGAPIFHVNGDDPEACVWVARLAMDFRQQFKKDVVIDMLCYRRRGHNEGDDPSMTQPYMYDVIDTKRGSRKTYTEALIGRGDISMKEAEDALRDYQGQLERVFNEVRELEKHEIAPSASVEADQMVPAGMNTAVDKSLLARIGDAHLAFPEGFNVHPRVKPVLEKRREMAYEGKVDWAFAELLALGSFLAEGKTIRMSGQDTRRGTFTQRHSVIIDRSTGQEFTPLQLLTSNSDGSPTGGKFMVYDSALSEFAAVGFEYGYSVGNPDALVLWEAQFGDFVNGAQSIIDEFISSGEAKWGQLSDVVLLLPHGHEGQGPDHTSGRIERFLLLWAEGSMTIAMPSTPANYFHLLRRHGLDGIHRPLIVFTPKSMLRNKAAVSDLREFTEMKFRSVIEEPTYTEGTGDREKVKRILLTSGKIYYELVARKNKEERDDVAIVRIEQLAPLPKRRLSQTLDLYPNAEEYFWVQEEPANQGAWPTFGLTLPEVCPDRLKGITRISRRAMSAPSSGSSKVHAVEQQEILDEAFAR
- a CDS encoding multidrug effflux MFS transporter, whose protein sequence is MATSPPVDATAVESTTSGDSSPGAKSPSRTKMVLILGLLVALGPLTIDMYLPALPKIADDLGVSSSVAQLTLTGTLAGLALGQLIVGPLSDSLGRRRPLMAGIVLHMLASLVCLFAPNIAVLGVARGLQGVGAAAAMVVAFAAIGDLFEESVAATVFSRVMLVLGAAPVLAPSLGAVVLLKASWHWVFAVLVVMAGALLLLAALALPETLPASHRRPLKVRSIAATYVEVLRDVRFVVLVLVAALGMSGLFAYIAGAAFVLQGRYGLDQQAFALVFAAGAVALIGATQFNVVLLRRFTPQTIALWALAAASVVGVVFVGLSAAHVGGLFGFVIPVWAILGAMGLVIPNAPAVALTRHPEAAGTAAAALGAAQFGLGAAIAPLVGVLGNDEFALALVMTVGMVTALFALALTLRVGARAVGTSAPVSKDNERDGVIGDAVPEPA
- a CDS encoding MFS transporter → MYETLTSRSATANPWHALWAMLVGFFMILVDATIVSVANPSIMAALDASYDAVIWVTSAYLLAYAVPLLVAGRLGDRFGPKNLYVLGLTVFTLASLWCGLADSINTLIIARVMQGFGAALLTPQTLSTITRIFPADRRGVAMSLWGATAGVATLVGPLAGGLLLDVLGWQWIFFVNVPVGVLGVALAVRLIPQLDTQVKRFDLLGMALSGIGMFMIVFALQEGQSHNWAPWVWGTIAGGIGFMAAFLFWQYVNPTDPLVPLRIFRDRDFSLSNIGVATIGFVVTAMIVPVMFYAQEVCGLSPTRSALVVAPMAIASGVLAPFVGRIIDRSHPRPVIGFGFSLVAIAMTWLSIEMTSATPIWRIVLPLTITGVGMAFIWSPLAATATRNLPPQLAGAGSGVYNTTRQVGSVLGSAGVAAFMTWRISDEVGVTRAESAQGEGVVDLLPAFLQEPFSAAMSQTLLLPAFFALFGVGAALFFLGFGSPRSVVFDDPHADRGIGIAPGWSDDDGFAVDHDEYVEYTVSWDDLEPGTTGRPAAASDPEPATEPMASRPQHVLHAPADLWHDEPVESWRHVTDEYPAVVEETPPAAQDILDFLRAENTSAPKVEPIGFAHNGFHVDERERSRHRARDEEPEPRTFWFESNGRHARDDPDDRSRHGRHSTPWPD
- a CDS encoding FAD-binding oxidoreductase is translated as MNLTERLADIVGPGYVSTDPDVLDGRSVDHTGRYRGHAALLVRPGSADEVADVLRACRDAGVYVTVQGGRTSLVAGTVPEHDDVLLSTERLRDVGEVDVAERRIRVGAGVTLAAVQHAATAAGLVFGVDLAARDSATVGGMASTNAGGLRTVRYGNMGEQVVGLDVALPDGAVVRRHSQVRMDNTGYDLASLFIGAEGTLGVITSLDLRLHPAPRSRVTAVCGFAGLEALVEAGRVFREMDGIAALELIDARASALTAEHAGVSAPVEGAWLLLIELAGDDDQTERLADALEEAQLAGEPAVGVDAVAQQRLWQVREAVAEVLGVYGPPLKFDVSLPLSAIPAFANQAVDLVAQHSPDTIPVLFGHIGEGNLHLNLVRCVLEPEREHDLYSAMMALIADLGGNVSSEHGVGTRKRDYVSMSRTAADIAAMRAVKAAFDPTGYLNPAVLFD